TGAATTCTAACAGAAATTAAAAGAGTGTACTGaattacgtttaaaaaaaatgtataccaccattttctaatattatgacataacAGACGATCTAAGGATAGTGACTGTCAGGTACTTTTACAaatgctttaataataatgctgacaattttgcatataatatttatcagcaattttatattatattatttgtattttaaaagtaaaaagtaattaataaaatattctgtttaatttttgattattgaattaaatttgaatgactggtatgtaataatattttgttaagttagagaaatattaaatgtaattaagtagttaatattaaaaataatactaagtatagtaattaagtaattttaaagttaccaAAGTTGGATCAATATTGACGGGAGGTCTCAAGTGTTCAGGTAGCTCGTCGGGTTCCAAAGGCTCTTCGTCTTCCTATAGAATTTAtcagatatataaaaaatgcattgataatataaaattctaaaacatgTGTATTTCCAAATAAACTGTGTTATGACTTGTTTTGATTTAGTtagtattgaaaattgtaatgcATTTGTCAAGGTTATATTCAAacgctataattataataacatctaCCTCCCACTGGTCAAGCAATCGCTCCATGTCGGCCTCGGAATAAGAGTTAATATCTTTTTTAGCCCAGGACGGTTTTTGACCATCGGGCGATTTTTTTGCAACTACTACAGCCGTCAGCATCAACGTCACCAAAAGCGTTGAacgaatcatttttaaaatgacaatattattaatttactataaataggaTGTTTACGCTgcggtaaaaaaattaaggaaaaaataatttacagaacGCGGTATAAGCGTACAACGATAGAGGTTTAGAGAAGAAAGTGATGATTACACGGCAGACAGAAACTCAGAACGTACTTATCAATGGAAATTTGGACCGTTAGCCGAATTCAAGATTAACGGGAATCCGTTGTCAATCCGCTCAAAACCAAAGTGTTGAAATTCTTCGAGTCCGTACGTCCATGATAATTAGTGATAACCGGACAACCGGTGTgttgatattttgataacatGAAAATGCTGATAACTGTGACATGCACACGAAGGTGGTCGATTAGGTACGTCATTAATACTGATTACTGTTAGCCgttaagattaatattatgttataattatttttacctacaTATGGTTGACAACatgaataattacaataataataatttaaatgtattgtttattgtgGTTGACAATGTCGATGTCAATGATAACGCGTGTTTCATGGACGAGACTGCATCCAGCGCCCGCGAAACTGACAGATTTTAAAACACATACCTACCATAGaacgatattattacgatatgttaaataattgaaaaaatagaaccaaaatatattcaatattcataggTTATTAGGTTCAGATTTCGTAGCTTCTAAACATGTAGAATATGTACGAGAAGGATaatacgacaataataataaaaatgaaacaataaacacgtataacatttataaccaaCGGAAATTatctcaaattattaaaaatgaaatcaataaGATGTAAATGATCGTAtaagtattttcaattttaaaaactgttttacttCGCTACATTAAatctttgtatattaaatttattccaatcataaaaatcaacacttattcattttttacaataaaattatcatttatatagtgATATAATACCTGTTCAACaccaaatttatgaaaataagatTTTCCTTATCAAAGTGAGTTGGAACAAGAGCAACTActgaatcaaaaaataaaataattaaagaataaaatactattaatcgaaaaatatttaaggaaccttaaacagtttaaaccaaaagaaagaaaatatcTAGATACACAACAACTACTTTTTATAGTAGAAAAATGATCTTATGAAGATGATGCTGGTTGGCCAGTGGTTGCTAAATGCTTAAActgttaacaaatatatagatcataatttataaagtactaGGTACATGATGTCAAATTAAGGATGAGTTTTatgaagataatattaaaaatataaaaagtggaAACTGATTATGCGCATCAAACATAACGATGaactttatcatatttatctgTGATATTTGCAAGTATTATTGTAGATATAAACTACGATAAAAGCAATGTGAGATCCTACCATTCCTACCTAGTAAGCTATGACTAGGTATTaagatttatatgtatatcttcTATCATACTatctgaattatttatatgtaatatgtaaatctTATTTAAGCTATTAggtttaggtacctatttaaaatttaatttttattttataaattgtattaaatgtttaattttaaattatcataatcatttacagttattttatttttatacccaaaggtaattattagtaatgagaataaaacttttgttaaagacttatacattattattaggtacctaattaaatctatgaaatatatttattataaatgaatgatgcattttgttgtatttgaTTATGTGTACCTATTCCATCGTGAACATTTTGAAGTACGAtttgggtaaaaaaaaattttattattgaagttttagatatttcataatgtataatgatttagattttagacAACTTTTAGCatgataagttaaaaattatttagttaactcAGTTTAAGTAGGTACTGAGTGTCCGTCTTACACAGCTAGGTTTCCGCTACCTGCTACCCAGaagttagtatattataggtttaaaGGTTTTATTAACCTTTGGTTTGGTACTAtgataatttcaaaactatataaattcgtTTCAGTATCGTTGAGTATTACAAGTAATAGCAGATTCGGTACCCTTAACGTTATCCGTGATGTACGTTATGGGAATGAGTTAGTTCGAGGGTTCGAGCAATCGAAATAAAGTTgacatcaatttttaaaacgccgtttgttttgaatttatatgctcaaacaaaatatatccaggtacctacataattattcTCTTTTTCTGGTATGTGTGGTAGGTCGTAGGTGTGCACCGATGTCATGGTAACGCGCTGGAAAACAAAACGGCTCTCGTCAGcgaatgtttgtttatttttttctcgcaATCAAAACGCGTATAAGTACTAGgtagttaaaattgtaaatgtgcTAGTAAAATCTTGTCTGTTGCTGCTGTcgctgatattttatttttcttggtaaatattttattttttccttatataatataatacattttttgtgtcAATtcgaattattgatttttaagcaCTCCATGATTTATGTAATCAATTATTGgcgatgaataaaatatatgttatacaaccgtgaaaaaatatttttgttattgtattatctttCGATTTTGTGTGCAGTAGCAGAgacaaatttagaattttcaatagtacgtaggtatatatttatttaaccataattGTGATTCTACACTATAGCTGAATATCTCAagcatttttgatttatcgtTAGGtacgaattataaaaattacatttctacattatatttataaattaatttaactggcAATCATTCAAAAAGTTAACTAACTTCGTAAACATTTTGtgacaaataattaactatacttACAATACTATACCTGTAATCtatcattaacaatttaacatgTAAGTAAACAGGTAAACTGTCGCCATGAAATATAGgcattatacgtaggtatagaCGGTAtagtaaagttattaataatgatatttttattaggtacctacctatattaagtAGATAGTcaatattgtaaatgtttatttaatttaattactttaagtctatacattatgtacaagttaaaaatttaatataattttacttaccttgcatatttattgtttccaTAAgcattaagaaataaaaaatatacattttaatattttattatattcattattcactACACACTACTGTTTAACTATCGTGTGCTTGCActactatagtataatttattgtatttcgaCTTTTCCGactgcaatattataaacatggtttatttttaaaattttttagataaatttaaatataattaaatatgttatagatgatattaactattgacaattcattaaattgtactttgaagtacataggtaataatattattcaatatttaatagataatagtaGATTGTAGTTTATAGTTGGATTATTTATGCTTAACTGTGTAAATGTGTACCACGTGATTtacttatctaaaatattattaaaattcatagttAGCTCGTGGTCGTTCACAAAACGTGGAcactataaaagataaaacaactaattaaaaaattaatgaatcaaTAGTAAACTATAtacgttaaatatataacctaATCTATgttcttttaaatatgataagcttattaatcataacattttagtaaatcgtaaaacttaatttatttgttgtcaATTTTTAAGCCACTTGGAGTTagctatttgaattttaaggttaatttaacaatttgttattctcataatattataattacttagcTAGGCAGCTAGGTATCcctaataaattatcagtattgttatttgtgtttatttttgttattttgaatatcaaaataaaaaagaggAAAGTAGTTAACCGCTTTGCTGTACATCGTAGTACTGTACAGTAGGTATCAAGTGTACTTCGTCATTGTATGTATGattggatgtgttaaattttaatttcatgttaCATCATTGAAACGAAAAACGAATttaagcatattattaaatattaatatgtattaaattgttttcaatttcaatattatatatttgtaaaatgtattattgttattaacttttgagtcATTATCACttgattgtaaaatttatggtataaataggcttaaatataatatagcttaaatgaaatctacatattttgaaaatattgtgtaggcaaattaaaattataataaataaattataggtaaaagttttaagtaatagacaatagtaatAGTATGCATAgtaatatggtattttaaatttttgaattataacgaAATACTAAAATCGCTATTCTTCGCTTAGATACCTTTATTGTATTATGGAATGCTTCGtctaaatttgaactttaaatgtctataaaaatatgtgattatatatttttaagatattatatggttTCAATATGAATTACGTATGCTCAACTTTGCCATAAATTTTCAACTACAagaagtacaaaataatttacagaacAGATTATTGTCGATTCTTTTTTACTGTTCTAAAAGATGATGATAAATACACAtgtgtaaaaaaacataactttaaaattaatacatttattgcttTGCTTATAgcatctgaaaatattgatttgcAAAGTCTAaaagctatattatttttaattcatttgcTAAATATtggtacattttttcaatttatcgaATGTCAGTGAGCCAATTTCGTGGAAAAtttgtcaataatttatagagaattgttgttaaataagtgttgtactattatattttcttgtgTATAAACTTATATCAAGTCCATAaggataaacaaatatattttacaatattttgttgagCAGGTTTTTGTTAAcagcaatattttaatttatatgattttttttagttttattacttacatcaattttattgttaataacgaTTAATAATGAGTGATAGTTGGCGGCAAACAATGATGAACATTACTGATCGTATATTTCCATCTCTTCCGCCAGAAGAAAAAATCGGGCCAGCTTTTGGTACGtggttaattttgtaaataaatataattttcgtcTCTTAATAATGGGAGTATTTGCAATTTATTCgtgacattttatattaaaatattaaaatataatataaatatcagtatttatataaatattaaatacatatatattcaaaatattattttaaatgctgtCTTTgctaatagttaaaaaaagaaGTATAAATCCATAcactttgaattttaattttagggaACGAAATTGTGTCTAGTCTTCCACTGCAAATGTCACTGTATTTTAACATTGTATACTTTCCATTTTGGCTTTATACGTTCTTATCGTTGATTTCATTTAAAGTAAGTAATATTCGTggtaaatttatagttaaattattgatatttaaatataatatatttatttttaatttgtttttagttggGTTGTTTAAGCATGTTGATCCAAACTATAATTTGCGtgtcattatttttgataatgatTCTAGAATGCGCTCGATTGTACTTGGGTGTTCAAGGAAATCTAAATGAAAAAGTAATGAAATTGTTTAGAGAGTGGGTATGTTACCCACTAGGACTTCTCTTAATGTGCCATTagtaatactttaaatgtcaacaatgtttttattttattttttgttacgtTAGATTCCAGATTTGGCTGCATTTTGGATGTTTTCGTTGATCCTCCAATTACCTCTACAGTTAGTATTCTTGTGCCTGAATACTATGCCGGTTGAAATCGCTGTTCAAGGTATAATGTGCTTTTTACTTTTGTCACAGCTCATTTTTGGGTTCATTGTTTTACGTGACATGGCAAAACATCACAAGCTCCGTTTCCATGTATCGCAATTTTATTGCAGCCAGCACAGTAAAACTgaataaaccaaaaatatatgatcTGCTATTGTATTATCcatgtaaaaatatcattttaaatcattcaaatgtgtcataatatttaggtatggGTTTTCATTTTTCgcaaaatttaattaccttATTCAAATTGCAATTACATCAAgtatctttttacatatttaataatattttatatacctattcataATTGATGAGTCATGTTATCGCACTTTCGCAAAagaaatacaaatgtttaaaaatattttcggtTTGGGTTTTTTGTGCATGCAGACGATGTTTGCAAATCGCATGGCATCGTAGTACAACAAAAGAACTTTGTTAAGGGCGAGTTAACGACCGAAAGAGGTAAATGAGTCGAGAGAAGGACTGGTCGGGCATATTCAAACACCAGATGGAAgagataatagaatattacgCGGAAACAcagaagtatttaatataatattatacatgtgcgGTATGTGTTCCAAGGGACGTTTTAAGGGTTAAACCATTGTCTAGGGACTCCGGTATACGCTAGTGCGCCGTTTGTCTTACAGTTGTGTGCGCCATATCTccgcgtgtataatataatgaaagttAATGAGGCTGAAATGCAGATTGCAAAGCAAGACGGTACCGTTTTCGCTGATTAATGGCTCCCCGTTCGCGGAGGAAACAATGcgataataactttattacgCCGGACGAACAAGTCGTGTCGCTCAGGAAATCCAGCCCAGAGTGTGTTATCTGGTCTCCCGAGATCTATCTTATGTTGAATtgcattgatataatataatacaatactctCCGACAGACATCGGTTCGTTtccaatactataatatagcatattataaattaccgtaacatatacagttataatacatctaaatactaataatattattttcctttaCTTTATCTAAGTAAATAGAGCAAAATATGTCGATAAAGAGGAAAATATTTCGCtcatataattgattattattattaatttttttttttttaagttaacgtGATATGCCCATAGGCCatagtcaatatatttttattaatgttataatattgtatatacaataattttaatatagatactataattataatataggtacattattgtattctaAGGAGTgacaatagtttaatataatatgaaaaatactattaccactgcataatatgtattacattattaaattcgttgtatttaaaaaatattatgttaattatattcatcattCACAtcctatatgtatttatgtttaattaatttcagtctaataaagtaatataattttaatatgagtgCTGTAATTTTAAtctcatatttatatagtgattttttttagattatcatACATCCGAAAAGCGATgaataaattggttttacaatgatgtgttaaaaattgtttttctattattatcttttggaGCAATAAAAATGATCCAAACTTCAACTTTGAGCGAggttttttttgtagaaaattGGATATCGTAATGcttgaatttttcattaaatattttaaatagcatTTTATAGACAcagaacaaatttatttatatttcagaactttttgagctatttatacatttaattttttgtttttttttttagttttttttttttataaacgttgttaacaatatttaggTTTAGTTAAAGCATTTAAAGcgcttacaaatttaacacaatatttctGGTTAGTTGTACTTACATTGATTAGAATATAtggaacaaaaaaaacaattttagtaattttgttgtaattaaaaaaaaaaaaaattgtagggACTCGatactttttttcattatacgtacctatattactGTTAACTATATATCTAtttcaatgatattttcaacatattagtacagtttaaattatatgtagttTAATtgttaggtaaaaataattatggaaTGAGTTTTTGTGTCGTTAAGTATGTAGTaagtaatattacatttcaaaagttttagtaagtttttattaaaataaataacgtcaTCTAATACTCTATTGGCTGACAGCaatgtttacttatttttttaattaaaaaaaaccttctGTTGAGTATCCAATAATCAACCTCGtaagttaaaaatacctatgtatttaatGTCAGAGTATTGTAAAGAAGCAACTGTACTTAATAAGTACTAGAAGTAAATAGacttcttattatatatttaagttagtcatattaacaatttaaatgttaattaaaatcacattggtttaataaaaatatatttctaaacacATTTGTGTACttattcattgtattttattgtttttggttatcattgattataaaccttttaaaattaatttatattttgtctgtgataaaatatttttttttctttaaaaccaGTTTGTcatctacaaaataaataactagaaAATGATACAGTGGAATAATAAGCTAGGTGTACATTTTGAATAGTCAATA
This sequence is a window from Rhopalosiphum maidis isolate BTI-1 chromosome 1, ASM367621v3, whole genome shotgun sequence. Protein-coding genes within it:
- the LOC113549532 gene encoding transmembrane protein 17-like isoform X2 yields the protein MSDSWRQTMMNITDRIFPSLPPEEKIGPAFGNEIVSSLPLQMSLYFNIVYFPFWLYTFLSLISFKLGCLSMLIQTIICVSLFLIMILECARLYLGVQGNLNEKIPDLAAFWMFSLILQLPLHSFLGSLFYVTWQNITSSVSMYRNFIAASTVKLNKPKIYDLLLYYPCKNIILNHSNVS
- the LOC113549532 gene encoding transmembrane protein 17-like isoform X1, with protein sequence MSDSWRQTMMNITDRIFPSLPPEEKIGPAFGNEIVSSLPLQMSLYFNIVYFPFWLYTFLSLISFKLGCLSMLIQTIICVSLFLIMILECARLYLGVQGNLNEKIPDLAAFWMFSLILQLPLQLVFLCLNTMPVEIAVQGIMCFLLLSQLIFGFIVLRDMAKHHKLRFHVSQFYCSQHSKTE